The proteins below come from a single Nocardiopsis gilva YIM 90087 genomic window:
- the thiI gene encoding tRNA uracil 4-sulfurtransferase ThiI, whose product MAVTSDSAAIDAREVVDATGPTPSGSGVGELCVLMKLGEIVLKGSNRKLFERRLHNNIRSAARGLGELKVTQRGAGVIIIRMPGAADAQVHELAERMSNVMGIVWVHLVRRVAKDLDTVVDLAVRSMADRTGSFAVKARRRDKRFPMTSSELAGYVGAKVKEAHGLPVNLKRPDNTVNIEVDRDEVFVYTDGIPGQGGLPAGMSGRGLVLMSGGIDSPVAAHRMMRRGLKVDFLHFSGMPFTGPESIYKAYSLVRQLDRFQVGSRLFVVPFGKAQQQLKTSGIERLQIVAQRRLMLKTAEALADNLGAEALITGDALGQVASQTMTNITALDDAVDLPILRPLIGMDKTEIMDQARRIGTLSISELPDEDCCTLLTPRQVETAAKVADLRQIEKRLDAEELAEHLVTTAQLHRPSFLGEEMAKL is encoded by the coding sequence ATGGCCGTTACGTCCGACTCCGCCGCGATCGACGCGCGAGAAGTCGTGGACGCCACGGGCCCGACCCCGTCCGGGTCGGGAGTCGGCGAGCTGTGCGTGCTGATGAAGCTCGGCGAGATCGTGCTCAAGGGCAGCAACCGGAAGCTCTTCGAGCGCCGGCTGCACAACAACATCCGCTCGGCCGCGCGGGGGCTCGGCGAGCTGAAGGTGACCCAGCGGGGGGCCGGCGTGATCATCATCCGCATGCCCGGCGCCGCCGACGCCCAGGTCCACGAGCTGGCCGAGCGCATGAGCAACGTCATGGGGATCGTCTGGGTGCACCTGGTGCGCCGCGTCGCCAAGGACCTCGACACCGTGGTCGACCTCGCCGTGCGCTCCATGGCCGACCGCACCGGCTCGTTCGCGGTCAAGGCGCGGCGCCGCGACAAGCGCTTCCCGATGACCTCCTCCGAGCTGGCCGGGTACGTCGGCGCCAAGGTCAAGGAGGCCCACGGGCTCCCGGTCAACCTCAAGCGCCCCGACAACACCGTCAACATCGAGGTCGACCGGGACGAGGTGTTCGTCTACACCGACGGCATCCCCGGCCAGGGCGGCCTGCCGGCGGGCATGAGCGGGCGCGGCCTGGTGCTGATGTCCGGGGGCATCGACTCCCCCGTCGCGGCGCACCGGATGATGCGCCGCGGCCTGAAGGTCGACTTCCTGCACTTCTCCGGCATGCCGTTCACCGGCCCGGAGTCCATCTACAAGGCCTACAGCCTGGTGCGCCAGCTCGACCGGTTCCAGGTCGGCTCGCGGCTGTTCGTCGTGCCCTTCGGCAAGGCCCAGCAGCAGCTCAAGACCTCGGGAATCGAGCGGCTGCAGATCGTGGCGCAGCGTCGGCTGATGCTCAAGACGGCCGAGGCGCTCGCCGACAACCTGGGCGCCGAGGCCCTCATCACCGGCGACGCGCTCGGCCAGGTCGCCAGCCAGACAATGACCAACATCACCGCGCTCGACGACGCCGTGGACCTGCCGATCCTGCGCCCGCTGATCGGCATGGACAAGACCGAGATCATGGACCAGGCGCGCCGCATCGGCACGCTGAGCATCTCCGAGCTGCCGGACGAGGACTGCTGCACGCTCCTCACCCCGCGCCAGGTCGAGACCGCCGCGAAGGTCGCCGACCTGCGCCAGATCGAGAAGCGCCTGGACGCCGAGGAGCTGGCCGAGCACCTGGTGACGACCGCCCAGCTGCACCGGCCGAGCTTCCTCGGCGAGGAGATGGCCAAGCTGTAG
- a CDS encoding 6-phosphofructokinase — translation MRVGVLTGGGDCPGLNAVIRAVVRKGIKHYGYEFVGFRDGWRGPLEGDVMTLDRAAVRGILPRGGTILGSSRTNLMKVENGVERVKDNLAGLGVDALIAIGGEDTLGIARQLHDQDVNVVGVPKTIDNDLNATDYTFGFDTAVNIAMEAIDRLHTTAESHHRALVVEVMGRHAGWIALHSGMAAGANVILIPERPFAIDDVIAYVESRFKTDYAPIIVVAEGAHPQDGDMELSTGELDAFGHVRLGGIGQRLAAEIEKRTGKEARSVVLGHVQRGGTPSSFDRVLATRLGVHAIDAVHDKDYGKMVALQATDIVRVGLAAATEELKTVPVERYAEAEVFFG, via the coding sequence ATGCGAGTCGGGGTTCTGACCGGCGGTGGCGACTGCCCGGGACTGAACGCGGTGATCCGCGCGGTGGTACGCAAGGGCATCAAGCACTACGGATACGAGTTCGTGGGCTTCCGCGACGGCTGGCGCGGGCCCCTCGAAGGCGATGTCATGACGCTGGACCGGGCGGCCGTGCGGGGCATCCTGCCGCGCGGCGGAACGATCCTCGGATCCTCGCGCACCAACCTGATGAAGGTCGAGAACGGCGTGGAGCGGGTCAAGGACAACCTCGCCGGGCTCGGGGTGGACGCGCTGATCGCGATCGGCGGCGAGGACACCCTCGGCATCGCCCGCCAGCTGCACGACCAGGACGTCAACGTCGTCGGCGTGCCCAAGACCATCGACAACGACCTCAACGCCACCGACTACACGTTCGGCTTCGACACGGCTGTGAACATCGCCATGGAGGCGATCGACCGCCTGCACACCACCGCCGAGTCCCACCACCGCGCGCTGGTCGTCGAGGTCATGGGCCGCCACGCGGGCTGGATCGCGCTGCACTCGGGCATGGCCGCCGGGGCCAACGTGATCCTGATCCCCGAGCGCCCCTTCGCCATCGACGACGTCATCGCCTACGTCGAGAGCCGGTTCAAGACCGACTACGCGCCGATCATCGTCGTCGCCGAGGGCGCGCACCCCCAGGACGGCGACATGGAACTCAGCACCGGGGAGCTCGACGCCTTCGGCCACGTCCGCCTGGGCGGCATCGGCCAGCGGCTCGCCGCCGAGATCGAGAAGCGCACCGGCAAGGAGGCCCGCTCGGTCGTCCTGGGCCATGTGCAGCGGGGCGGCACCCCCTCCTCCTTCGACCGCGTGCTCGCCACCCGCCTCGGTGTCCACGCGATCGACGCCGTCCACGACAAGGACTACGGCAAGATGGTCGCCCTGCAGGCCACCGACATCGTGCGCGTGGGCCTGGCCGCGGCCACCGAGGAGCTCAAGACCGTGCCCGTGGAGCGCTACGCCGAGGCCGAGGTCTTCTTCGGATAG
- the glpK gene encoding glycerol kinase GlpK, which yields MSVLTIDAGTTGVTALVVGVDGTVLARGYQEFAQHFPETGWVEHVPEEIWQATLSACQSALDATPEAPTCIGITNQRETAVLWNRKRGSSPRRAIVWQDRRTAGICTELRDAGHEGRVTDITGLRLDPYFTGTKLTWMKRNDPRAWSGVESGETAIGTVDSYIIARLTGGARHCTDASNASRTLLYDIRAGRWSEEMCDLFGVPMSALPEVVPSYGVVGESVPDEFLGLRLPIAGIAGDQQAAMFGQNCYDPGHSKCTYGTGSFILVNTGQQAIAPEHGLLSTVLWQHPDGKLDYALEGSIFVTGAAVQWLRDGLGMIDTARQTEALARTVSDSGGVVFVPALTGMGAPDWDPHARGSIFGITRGTGRAHIARATLDAIAFEVRDVVEAMARASGTQLPELRVDGGASGNNLLCQIQADQLGAPVARPQVQETTALGAAFLAGLGTGVWNSTDELKHTWQLDRRFDPGARDEAGYRRWRVAVERSKGWADLA from the coding sequence ATGTCCGTGCTCACCATCGACGCCGGAACGACCGGTGTCACCGCCCTCGTGGTCGGTGTAGACGGCACCGTCCTGGCCCGCGGGTACCAGGAGTTCGCCCAGCATTTCCCGGAGACCGGATGGGTCGAGCACGTCCCCGAGGAGATCTGGCAGGCGACCCTATCGGCCTGCCAGAGCGCGCTCGATGCCACCCCCGAGGCGCCGACCTGCATCGGCATCACCAACCAGCGCGAGACCGCCGTCCTGTGGAACCGCAAGCGCGGCAGCTCGCCGCGCCGCGCGATCGTGTGGCAGGACCGCCGCACCGCCGGGATCTGCACCGAGCTGCGCGACGCCGGGCATGAGGGACGCGTCACCGATATCACCGGGCTGCGGCTGGACCCCTACTTCACCGGCACCAAGCTGACCTGGATGAAGCGCAACGATCCGCGCGCCTGGAGCGGTGTGGAGTCCGGTGAGACCGCCATCGGCACCGTCGACTCCTACATCATCGCCCGGCTGACCGGCGGGGCGCGGCACTGCACGGACGCCTCCAACGCCTCGCGCACGCTCCTCTACGACATCCGGGCCGGCCGCTGGTCGGAGGAGATGTGCGACCTGTTCGGCGTGCCCATGTCGGCCCTCCCCGAGGTCGTCCCCTCCTACGGCGTCGTGGGCGAGTCGGTGCCCGACGAGTTCCTCGGCCTGCGGCTGCCCATCGCCGGGATCGCCGGCGACCAACAGGCCGCCATGTTCGGGCAGAACTGCTACGACCCCGGCCACTCCAAGTGCACCTACGGCACCGGGTCGTTCATCCTCGTCAACACCGGGCAGCAGGCGATCGCCCCGGAGCACGGCCTGCTCAGCACGGTGCTGTGGCAGCACCCCGACGGGAAGCTCGACTACGCGCTGGAGGGGTCGATCTTCGTGACCGGTGCGGCCGTGCAGTGGCTGCGCGACGGCCTGGGGATGATCGACACCGCCCGGCAGACCGAGGCGCTGGCGCGGACCGTCAGCGACTCCGGCGGCGTGGTGTTCGTCCCGGCACTGACGGGCATGGGCGCGCCGGACTGGGACCCCCACGCGCGCGGTTCGATCTTCGGTATCACCCGCGGCACCGGCCGCGCGCACATCGCGCGGGCCACCCTGGACGCCATCGCCTTCGAGGTCCGCGACGTCGTGGAGGCCATGGCCCGCGCCTCCGGTACCCAGCTGCCCGAACTGCGCGTGGACGGCGGTGCCTCGGGCAACAACCTGCTCTGCCAGATCCAGGCCGACCAGCTCGGCGCGCCCGTGGCCCGGCCGCAGGTGCAGGAGACCACCGCCCTGGGCGCCGCCTTCCTGGCGGGACTGGGGACGGGTGTGTGGAATTCCACCGACGAACTCAAGCACACCTGGCAGCTCGACCGCCGGTTCGATCCGGGGGCGCGTGACGAGGCGGGCTACCGTCGCTGGCGCGTCGCCGTGGAGCGCTCCAAGGGCTGGGCCGACCTCGCCTAG
- a CDS encoding response regulator translates to MAGDPIRVMVVDDHPMWRDAVARDLSEAGLEVVATAGDGATAVRVVPATRPTVAVVDLQLPDISGVEVTRQLLDAGDPPRVLILSASGEHADVLEAVKAGATGYLVKSARREELIAAVRHVHAGEAVFTPGLAGLVLGEYRRLATAPRPEADSDAPRLTPRETEVLRLVAKGLGYKQIAARLSVSHRTVQNHVQNTLNKLQLHNRVELVRYAIDKGLDDT, encoded by the coding sequence ATGGCCGGTGACCCGATCCGGGTGATGGTCGTCGACGACCACCCGATGTGGCGGGACGCGGTCGCCCGCGACCTCTCCGAGGCGGGGCTGGAGGTCGTCGCCACCGCAGGCGACGGTGCCACGGCGGTCCGGGTGGTTCCGGCCACCCGCCCCACCGTGGCCGTGGTCGACCTGCAGCTCCCCGACATATCGGGCGTCGAGGTCACGCGACAGCTGCTGGACGCCGGGGACCCGCCCCGCGTGCTGATCCTGTCGGCCAGCGGCGAGCACGCCGACGTGCTGGAGGCGGTAAAGGCCGGGGCCACCGGCTACCTGGTGAAGTCGGCGCGCCGCGAGGAGCTCATCGCCGCGGTCCGCCACGTCCACGCGGGCGAGGCCGTGTTCACCCCCGGGCTGGCCGGGCTGGTCCTCGGCGAGTACCGGCGGCTCGCCACGGCGCCGCGACCGGAGGCCGACTCCGACGCGCCCCGGCTCACGCCCCGCGAGACCGAGGTGCTGCGCCTCGTCGCCAAGGGGCTCGGCTACAAGCAGATCGCGGCCCGGCTGTCCGTCTCCCACCGCACCGTGCAGAACCACGTGCAGAACACCCTGAACAAGCTGCAGCTGCACAACCGCGTCGAGCTGGTCCGCTACGCGATCGACAAGGGGCTGGACGACACCTAG
- the pknB gene encoding Stk1 family PASTA domain-containing Ser/Thr kinase, whose product MDMTTADPLVGATLDRRYFVESRIAGGGMATVYIAHDQRLDRRVALKVMHPSLAQDPQFVRRFINEAHSVAKLSHPNVVQVFDQGTDQGHVFLAMEYVPGRTLRDLLEERGRLGPDQALQVMSQVLGALGAAHRAGLVHRDIKPENVLLTADGRAKVADFGLARAVESAHQGMTKTGTLMGTAAYIAPEQIERGTSDTRTDVYAAGIMLYELLTGSQPHTGESPIAVAYQHVNSDVPRPSTVVAGIPPEIDTLVTKATERDPRYRPGDAGQYLSAVMAVHNGGAPAFAETSVIDTTRPPADGPAQQNGAAPVAGGNDTVQVDLGSGGYGGYDGYGDDDDRPGPDWKKYLLVATAAVLALVLFGAGWWVLDGRYETVPNVVGKDQNAATTDLRALGLKVEVSDTPVYSNKAAEGEVAETDPDVGANVLPEETVTVSLSKGPRTVEMPSVVGDTEANATKALEDAGFDDVEVEQKDSYDQAPGTVLAVDPKEGADADREETVTLTVSKGFDVPKVVGLVEDAARSELDGKGLEVEVKTEPSDDVPKGEVMKQSPEAGTTAGAGDTVTITVSSGKEQIKIPDVRGMKVGKAKKKLEKRGFKVKVTRILGANRVDSFTPSGKAEKGTEIELITSPFAPRKPQGGDDDDD is encoded by the coding sequence GTGGACATGACGACTGCGGACCCGCTTGTAGGCGCGACACTCGACCGTCGCTACTTCGTCGAGTCGCGTATCGCGGGCGGTGGCATGGCCACCGTCTACATCGCACATGACCAGCGCCTCGACCGGCGCGTGGCCCTCAAGGTCATGCACCCGTCCCTCGCCCAGGACCCCCAGTTCGTGCGCCGGTTCATCAACGAGGCGCACTCGGTGGCGAAACTCTCCCACCCCAACGTCGTGCAGGTCTTCGACCAGGGCACCGACCAGGGCCACGTGTTCCTGGCGATGGAGTACGTCCCCGGCCGCACGCTGCGCGACCTCCTGGAGGAGCGCGGCAGGCTCGGCCCGGACCAGGCGCTGCAGGTGATGTCCCAGGTGCTGGGCGCGCTGGGAGCGGCGCACCGGGCCGGGCTCGTGCACCGCGACATCAAGCCGGAGAACGTCCTGCTGACCGCCGACGGCCGCGCCAAGGTCGCCGACTTCGGGCTGGCCCGCGCCGTGGAGTCCGCCCACCAGGGGATGACGAAGACCGGCACCCTCATGGGCACCGCCGCCTACATCGCCCCCGAGCAGATCGAGCGCGGGACCTCCGACACCCGCACCGACGTCTACGCGGCCGGGATCATGCTCTACGAGCTGCTCACCGGCTCCCAGCCGCACACCGGCGAGAGCCCCATCGCCGTCGCCTACCAGCACGTCAACTCCGATGTGCCGCGCCCGTCGACCGTCGTCGCCGGTATCCCCCCGGAGATCGACACGCTGGTCACCAAGGCCACCGAGCGCGACCCGCGCTACCGCCCGGGCGACGCCGGCCAGTACCTCTCCGCCGTGATGGCGGTGCACAACGGCGGCGCCCCCGCGTTCGCCGAGACCTCGGTGATCGACACCACTCGGCCGCCCGCCGACGGACCGGCACAGCAGAACGGTGCCGCCCCGGTGGCCGGCGGCAACGACACCGTCCAGGTGGACCTCGGCTCGGGCGGCTACGGCGGCTATGACGGCTACGGCGATGACGACGACCGTCCCGGGCCGGACTGGAAGAAGTACCTCCTGGTCGCCACCGCCGCCGTGCTCGCGTTGGTGCTGTTCGGTGCCGGGTGGTGGGTGCTGGACGGGCGCTATGAGACCGTCCCGAACGTCGTCGGCAAGGACCAGAACGCGGCCACGACCGACCTGCGGGCCCTCGGCCTGAAGGTCGAGGTCTCCGACACCCCGGTGTACAGCAACAAGGCCGCCGAGGGCGAGGTGGCCGAGACCGACCCCGACGTGGGCGCCAACGTCCTGCCCGAGGAGACCGTCACCGTGTCCCTGTCCAAGGGGCCGCGGACCGTCGAGATGCCCTCGGTCGTCGGCGACACCGAGGCCAACGCCACGAAGGCGCTGGAGGACGCCGGATTCGACGACGTCGAGGTGGAGCAGAAGGACTCCTACGACCAGGCGCCCGGCACCGTGCTGGCCGTCGACCCGAAGGAGGGGGCGGACGCCGACCGCGAGGAGACCGTCACGCTGACCGTCAGCAAGGGCTTCGACGTGCCCAAGGTCGTGGGCCTGGTGGAGGACGCCGCCCGCAGCGAGCTCGACGGCAAGGGCCTCGAGGTGGAGGTCAAGACCGAGCCCAGCGACGACGTCCCCAAGGGCGAGGTGATGAAGCAGTCGCCGGAGGCGGGGACGACCGCCGGGGCGGGCGACACCGTCACCATCACCGTCTCCTCCGGCAAGGAGCAGATCAAGATCCCCGACGTCCGCGGGATGAAGGTGGGCAAGGCCAAGAAGAAGCTGGAGAAGCGCGGCTTCAAGGTCAAGGTCACCCGCATCCTGGGCGCCAACCGCGTCGACTCCTTCACGCCCAGCGGCAAGGCGGAGAAGGGCACCGAGATCGAGCTGATCACCAGCCCCTTCGCCCCCCGGAAACCGCAAGGCGGCGACGATGACGACGACTGA
- a CDS encoding thiazole synthase encodes MTSGTPTTPCTPAPTAEGGADPTGTTGPTRPSTDPAATDDPLVIAGETFGSRLIAGTGGAPSLKVLQEALIASGTELTTVAMRKVAPGAEGSVWDILRSNGIRPLPNTAGCYTAMDALRTARMAREALGTNWIKLEVVADERTLLPDPVELLDAAERLVDDGFVVLPYTNDDPVLARRLEGLGCAAVMPLGAPIGSGLGIRNPHNIELIVEQAQVPVVIDAGIGTASEAALAMELGCDAVMLATAVTRAQDPVRMAAAMRDAIRAGRAARLAGRIPVRRYAQASSPAVD; translated from the coding sequence ATGACGTCCGGAACCCCGACGACCCCGTGTACCCCCGCCCCGACCGCGGAGGGCGGCGCCGATCCCACTGGCACCACCGGTCCCACGCGTCCCAGCACCGACCCCGCAGCCACCGACGATCCCCTGGTCATCGCCGGGGAGACGTTCGGTTCCCGCCTCATCGCCGGTACCGGCGGCGCGCCGTCGCTGAAGGTTCTCCAGGAAGCGCTGATCGCCTCCGGAACCGAGCTGACGACCGTCGCGATGCGCAAGGTCGCCCCCGGTGCCGAGGGGTCGGTGTGGGACATCCTGCGGAGCAACGGCATCCGCCCGCTGCCCAACACCGCCGGCTGTTACACGGCGATGGACGCGCTGCGCACCGCCCGGATGGCCCGCGAGGCGCTGGGGACGAACTGGATCAAGCTGGAGGTCGTGGCCGACGAGCGCACCCTGCTGCCCGACCCCGTGGAGCTGCTGGACGCGGCCGAGCGGCTGGTCGACGACGGGTTCGTGGTGCTGCCCTACACCAACGACGATCCGGTGCTCGCGCGGCGGCTGGAGGGGCTGGGCTGCGCCGCCGTGATGCCGCTGGGCGCCCCGATCGGCTCGGGGCTGGGCATCCGCAACCCGCACAACATCGAGCTGATCGTGGAGCAGGCGCAGGTGCCGGTGGTGATCGACGCCGGGATCGGCACCGCCAGTGAGGCGGCGCTCGCCATGGAGCTGGGGTGCGACGCCGTCATGCTCGCGACGGCCGTCACCCGTGCCCAGGACCCGGTACGGATGGCCGCGGCGATGCGCGACGCCATCAGGGCCGGGCGCGCCGCCCGGCTGGCCGGTCGGATCCCGGTGCGCCGCTACGCCCAGGCCTCGTCCCCGGCCGTGGACTGA
- the thiS gene encoding sulfur carrier protein ThiS, which produces MNVIINGEPRDLAPRSTVADVVRSLTAAREGIAVAVNDEVVPKATWSATFVTEDDRVDVLTAVQGG; this is translated from the coding sequence GTGAACGTGATCATCAACGGCGAGCCCCGCGACCTGGCCCCGCGCAGCACGGTGGCCGACGTCGTCCGCTCCCTGACCGCGGCGCGGGAGGGGATCGCGGTGGCGGTCAACGACGAGGTCGTGCCCAAGGCCACCTGGTCGGCGACCTTCGTCACCGAGGACGACCGCGTGGACGTGCTCACCGCTGTGCAGGGAGGCTGA